From the genome of Nasonia vitripennis strain AsymCx chromosome 1, Nvit_psr_1.1, whole genome shotgun sequence, one region includes:
- the LOC100115732 gene encoding beta-hexosaminidase subunit beta — protein sequence MTSGKILVLGLLALLSTTQVTGAWHDGSGPWVIATQGEPWPLPNQREVNNVNYHLEPSSFNFQIAGQTCDILVDAVKRYKNILVKEFEVAQKLASHKPDNENTIYEGLLLGLEIHLKQPCEMYPRLSSNETYTLSVPGKTNKKIAILSADSIWGILRGLETFSQLVTHSENEPGLIMKGQTIVDSPRLPHRGLLIDTSRHYLPIADIKLILDAMSYNKLNVLHWHIVDDNSFPYESTVYPELSAKGAYHPSMIYTVDDITAVIEYARFRGIRVLPEFDTPGHTQSWGLSHPEFLTPCYDETGKPTGKLGPMNPTKQPLYGFLKTLFGEVTARFPDNYIHLGGDEVPYDCWKSNPEINRFMQKNNISTKYAKLEELYIQRVLDIVDELKVKPIVWQEVFNNGVKMHEGTAVHIWTGAYKAEMADVTAAGHPALLSACWYLDHIASGGDWLKYYHCDPLDFKTTSPEQLKLVLGGEACMWGEFVDKNNVHPRIWPRASATAERLWSNISQDDDTAAQRLEEHACRMNRRNVPAQPPNGSGFCVT from the exons ATGACTAGCGGCAAAATCCTGGTTCTTGGGTTGCTTGCATTACTTTCAACAACTCAAGTAACAGGAGCCTGGCACGATGGATCTGGACCATGGGTCATTGCTACTCAAGGAGAACCATGGCCACTACCCAACCAGCGAGAAGTGAATAACGTAAACTACCACCTAGAACCATCTTCCTTCAATTTTCAG ATTGCTGGACAGACATGCGACATTCTTGTGGATGCCGTCAAGAGATATAAAAATATCCTTGTAAAGGAATTTGAAGTGGCGCAAAAGCTTGCATCGCATAAACCTGACAATGAGAATACTATTTACGAAGGATTACTTTTGGGATTGGAAATACACTTGAAGCAGCCTTGTGAGATGTATCCACGTTTATCATCAAATGAAACAT ACACATTAAGCGTACCTGGCAAAACTAACAAAAAAATCGCGATTTTGTCGGCCGATTCCATTTGGGGTATCCTAAGAGGACTTGAAACTTTTTCGCAACTTGTTACTCATTCCGAAAATGAACCTGGA CTCATCATGAAAGGACAAACAATTGTCGACAGCCCTAGGTTACCGCACAGAGGTCTTCTCATCGATACTTCAAGACATTACCTTCCAATCGCAGATATTAAGCTTATATTGGATGCTATGTCCTATAACAAATTGAACGTTCTTCATTGGCATATCGTTGATGACAATAGTTTTCCTTACGAAAGTACTGTATATCCTGAACTTTCAGCCAAAGGCGCTTACCACCCTTCAATGATTTACACAGTCGATGATATAACTGCTGTTATTGAATATGCACGTTTTCGAGGAATCCGCGTACTGCCGGAATTCGACACACCTGGTCATACTCAATCTTGGGGCTTGTCTCATCCAGAATTTTTAACCCCATGTTATG ATGAGACGGGAAAACCTACTGGCAAATTGGGCCCGATGAATCCAACCAAGCAACCACTCTACGGCTTCCTAAAAACGCTGTTTGGCGAAGTAACAGCAAGATTCCCAGACAACTACATTCATCTCGGAGGTGACGAGGTACCGTACGACTGCTGGAAGAGTAATCCCGAGATAAATAGGTTCATGCAGAAAAATAACATTAGCACGAAGTACGCAAAACTTGAGGAGCTATACATCCAGCGCGTACTCGACATTGTGGATGAGTTGAAGGTCAAACCAATCGTTTGGCAAGAGGTTTTCAACAACGGAGTAAAGATGCACGAAGGCACAGCAGTTCATATCTGGACTGGCGCCTATAAAGCTGAGATGGCTGATGTCACTGCCGCTGGACATCCAGCTCTACTCTCTGCATGCTGGTACCTCGATCATATTGCATCTGGTGGTGACTGGCTAAAATATTACCACTGTGATCCTCTGGATTTCAAGACTACCTCGCCTGAACAATTAAAGCTTGTTTTAGGCGGAGAAGCTTGCATGTGGGGCGAATTTGTTGACAA AAACAATGTGCATCCAAGGATTTGGCCAAGAGCTTCTGCTACGGCCGAAAGACTTTGGAGTAACATAAGTCAAGACGACGACACTGCTGCTCAACGGTTAGAGGAGCACGCATGCCGTATGAATAGACGCAATGTGCCCGCTCAGCCACCCAACGGATCTGGATTTTGTGtaacataa